From the genome of Haloterrigena sp. KLK7, one region includes:
- a CDS encoding PTS fructose transporter subunit IIB, with translation MKFVAVTSCPTGIAHSQMAAENLEQTATDLGHEIDVEVQGAMGQENELSSDAIAEADAVIIAADTSVNRDRFEGKPLVKAPVKDAVNDVESLIERAIAEADGGSAASTAESTQPTASTDASDSGAESTESGTPRRGGDPSKGLFARLKRLLS, from the coding sequence ATGAAATTCGTCGCAGTAACGTCCTGTCCGACGGGTATCGCACACAGCCAGATGGCGGCCGAAAACTTGGAACAGACCGCGACCGATCTCGGCCACGAGATCGACGTCGAGGTCCAGGGCGCCATGGGCCAGGAGAACGAGCTCTCGAGCGACGCGATCGCCGAGGCGGACGCGGTGATCATCGCCGCGGACACGTCGGTGAACCGGGACCGCTTCGAGGGCAAACCCCTCGTCAAGGCGCCGGTGAAAGACGCCGTCAACGACGTCGAGAGCCTCATCGAGCGAGCGATCGCGGAAGCCGACGGCGGGAGTGCGGCCTCGACCGCCGAATCGACCCAGCCGACGGCGTCGACCGACGCGAGCGATTCCGGCGCCGAGTCGACCGAGTCCGGGACCCCCCGTCGCGGCGGCGATCCCTCGAAGGGACTGTTCGCCAGACTCAAGCGACTCCTCTCCTGA
- a CDS encoding alpha/beta hydrolase translates to MPRDDTLTGIESHVADTDRLETHYLETATPNGVAEADGTVVFIHGNVSSSRFFEDVMTDLPSGYHAIAPDLRGYGDSEAKGVDATNGLGDFEGDLRALFSELDLADPLTLVGWSNGGGVAMRYAIDNPDAVANLVLVNPLSPYGFGGTRDEEGTPCFDDYAGSGGGLGNEEFVAGLAERDRGEEGQSSPRKVLRTFYVDPSYVFDEEREESYLTGMLDTVTGDENYPGDATESENWPGVAPGENGVNNAISPKYCSLEEITDIDPEEKPPVLWIRGDSDQIVSNESVFDVGTLGRMGQIPDWPGEDVFPPQPMVDQTRAVLEDYADSGGEFEEVVFGNTGHAPHVEVPGDFRDELEGVLEG, encoded by the coding sequence ATGCCTCGAGACGACACCCTCACCGGTATCGAATCGCACGTCGCCGACACCGACCGCCTCGAGACCCACTACCTCGAGACGGCGACCCCGAACGGGGTCGCCGAGGCCGACGGAACCGTCGTCTTCATCCACGGGAACGTCTCCTCGTCGCGGTTCTTCGAGGACGTGATGACGGACCTACCGTCCGGATATCACGCCATCGCACCGGATCTGCGGGGGTACGGCGATTCGGAGGCGAAAGGGGTCGATGCGACTAACGGCCTCGGAGACTTCGAGGGGGACCTCCGCGCGCTGTTTTCGGAACTCGACCTCGCCGACCCCCTGACGCTGGTCGGCTGGTCGAACGGCGGCGGCGTCGCGATGCGATACGCGATCGATAACCCCGACGCGGTCGCGAACCTCGTCCTGGTCAACCCGCTCTCGCCGTACGGCTTCGGCGGGACGAGAGACGAGGAGGGAACGCCGTGTTTCGACGACTACGCCGGCTCCGGCGGCGGGCTGGGCAACGAGGAGTTCGTCGCCGGACTCGCCGAACGGGACCGCGGCGAGGAGGGACAGTCCTCGCCGCGGAAGGTCCTGCGGACGTTCTACGTCGATCCGAGCTACGTCTTCGACGAGGAGCGCGAGGAGTCGTATCTGACGGGGATGCTCGATACCGTCACCGGCGACGAGAACTACCCCGGCGACGCGACCGAGAGCGAGAACTGGCCCGGCGTCGCGCCCGGCGAGAACGGCGTGAACAACGCCATTTCGCCGAAGTACTGCTCACTCGAGGAGATCACCGACATCGATCCGGAGGAGAAACCGCCCGTCCTGTGGATCCGCGGCGACTCGGACCAGATCGTCTCCAACGAGTCCGTCTTCGACGTCGGGACGCTCGGCCGAATGGGGCAGATTCCCGACTGGCCCGGCGAGGACGTCTTCCCGCCCCAGCCGATGGTCGACCAGACCCGCGCCGTCCTCGAGGACTACGCCGATTCGGGCGGCGAGTTCGAGGAGGTCGTCTTCGGGAACACCGGGCACGCGCCCCACGTCGAAGTGCCCGGGGACTTCCGCGACGAACTCGAGGGCGTTCTGGAGGGGTAA
- a CDS encoding MFS transporter: MTNRDATPWATIATLLLAATLPALSGGIVNPVLPAIEAAFSSVSNAGVLAQLVSTLTGLIIAIFAPIIGVLVDRYGRKRVLIVSMIIYGIGPSSAYFLDSLYLILGTRVFLGIAVAGIMVSVTTLIADYFSGKRRETVMGWQGAMMPFGAAVAMVAGGVLADFNWRIVFLTYLVALLMLPLVVRFVDEPEVDTASDSSLPSVAELREILAELPLAFLTGVYLTMFIGMIGYNQINVEIPFYLQTVTSVGGTMTGIAIAIVSVVAGLVSLNFDRLRERFSPIGIIAGIFAAAGIGFVVASVTESYWIIVVGIVIAGAGLILLTPTINYWVAARVTERYRGRALSGVTTTQFLGMFVSPIAAEPLISRLGTGQALLAIGVLGFALMALFAFVALRRRATPDAPSATQPND; this comes from the coding sequence ATGACGAACCGAGATGCGACGCCGTGGGCGACGATCGCGACGCTCCTGTTGGCGGCGACGTTGCCCGCGCTCTCCGGTGGCATCGTCAATCCGGTGTTACCGGCGATCGAAGCGGCGTTCTCGTCGGTGTCTAACGCCGGCGTCCTCGCCCAGCTCGTCAGTACGCTGACCGGGCTGATCATCGCCATCTTCGCGCCGATCATCGGCGTGCTCGTCGACCGCTACGGGCGAAAGCGCGTTCTGATCGTCTCGATGATCATCTACGGAATCGGGCCCAGTTCGGCCTACTTCCTCGATTCGCTGTACCTGATCCTCGGGACCCGGGTCTTCCTCGGTATCGCCGTCGCCGGGATCATGGTCAGCGTCACGACGCTCATCGCGGACTACTTCTCGGGCAAGCGTCGGGAGACCGTGATGGGCTGGCAGGGAGCCATGATGCCGTTCGGCGCCGCAGTCGCCATGGTCGCCGGCGGGGTTCTGGCCGACTTCAACTGGCGGATCGTCTTTCTCACGTACCTCGTCGCGCTCCTCATGCTTCCGCTCGTCGTCCGCTTCGTCGACGAACCGGAGGTCGACACCGCGAGCGATTCCTCGCTGCCGTCGGTCGCCGAACTGCGGGAGATTCTCGCCGAACTGCCGCTCGCGTTCCTGACCGGGGTCTACCTGACAATGTTCATCGGCATGATCGGATACAACCAGATCAACGTCGAGATCCCGTTCTACCTGCAGACCGTGACGTCGGTCGGCGGCACGATGACCGGGATCGCGATCGCGATCGTCTCGGTCGTCGCCGGCCTCGTGTCGCTGAACTTCGATCGCCTCCGCGAGCGGTTCAGTCCCATCGGGATCATCGCCGGTATCTTCGCCGCAGCCGGGATCGGGTTCGTCGTCGCCAGCGTGACCGAGAGTTACTGGATCATCGTCGTCGGGATCGTCATCGCGGGCGCCGGGCTCATACTGCTCACGCCGACGATAAACTACTGGGTGGCGGCGCGGGTCACCGAACGGTACCGCGGACGGGCCCTCAGCGGCGTCACGACGACGCAGTTCCTCGGTATGTTCGTCTCGCCGATCGCGGCCGAGCCGCTGATCTCGCGGCTGGGAACCGGACAGGCGCTGCTGGCGATCGGCGTCCTCGGGTTCGCGCTGATGGCCCTGTTCGCTTTCGTCGCGTTGCGACGGCGCGCGACGCCGGACGCGCCGTCCGCGACGCAGCCGAACGACTGA
- a CDS encoding universal stress protein, producing the protein MPLERILLAVSDRDEARIEQLTAAAIEIAEPADATVTVAHAIPEEATPTSESAFPIAGRHRPYVLSDDEYDDVLNRSEIGDAEGDVDDVVARHRTVRAAVDRLENAGVTAEVRGVVGEPGDTIVTLATEIDAGRIVIGGRHRSPTDKVVFGSVAQDVLLSAPCPVTFVRDD; encoded by the coding sequence GTGCCACTGGAACGGATACTCCTCGCGGTCAGTGATCGCGACGAGGCCCGCATCGAACAGTTGACGGCCGCCGCAATCGAGATCGCCGAACCGGCCGATGCGACCGTGACGGTCGCACACGCGATTCCGGAGGAAGCGACGCCGACCTCGGAGAGCGCGTTCCCGATCGCCGGACGACACCGACCGTACGTACTCTCGGACGACGAGTACGACGACGTCCTGAATCGCTCCGAAATCGGCGACGCGGAGGGCGACGTCGACGATGTCGTCGCCCGACACCGAACCGTCCGGGCCGCCGTCGATCGTCTCGAGAACGCCGGCGTCACGGCCGAGGTACGCGGTGTCGTCGGTGAGCCCGGAGACACGATCGTCACGCTCGCGACCGAAATCGACGCCGGCCGGATCGTTATCGGCGGCCGACACCGGTCGCCGACGGACAAAGTCGTCTTCGGGAGCGTCGCGCAGGACGTCTTGCTCTCGGCGCCGTGTCCGGTCACGTTCGTTCGCGACGACTGA
- a CDS encoding glycoside hydrolase family 3 C-terminal domain-containing protein, translated as MESQRTSLVDELTLEEKIELVHGSLDPDGKATGYVPGNDRVGIPPLTMVDGPLGVRAMGEAATAFPSSIALASSWNPDLARRFGTALGREAAAHDQDVVLGPGVNIVRTPQGGRNFEYYSEDPRLTARMGVGTIEGIESAGVAAMVKHYVANNQETNRYEVSAELSERALHEIYLPAFRAAVEEADVSSLMTAYNRVNGVHMSDHERLLSDVLKDEWEFDGAVVSDWWGTRSTVDAALAGLDIEMPGVELEAYLPGETADEIDAPDDEGGELPPLPDVPAYFGEPLREAVEAGEVDEAVLDEKIERLLKLMESVGRFDDDAREGELDTPEHRRLARDIAVEGTVMLTNDGALPLEESDSIALIGPNADAAKLGGGGSSEVTPITETSPREGLAERAADLAFERGVPPIVESSFFDDGDGQSDDGADASASIDDAVAAADDADCAVIVAQDDATEFKDREHIELPGDQNELVSAVADVADRTVVVLRTSGPVEMPWLESVDAVLETWYPGQADGEALAAVLYGDADPGGRLPVTFGRSPADYPTAEAEAFPGVDGVARYDEGVFVGYRYFDEHDVDPLFPFGHGLSYASVEYDDATLSETADGFEVAVDLRNTSERAGTEVVQVYADRSAAPVPTPERELVGFETVSLEADEETTVRVSVERDDFAYYDESDGWTVAEGTNTVLVGRSSRDVRATFDVDV; from the coding sequence ATGGAGTCTCAGCGTACGTCACTCGTCGACGAGCTCACGCTCGAAGAGAAGATCGAACTCGTCCACGGATCGCTCGATCCGGACGGGAAGGCGACCGGCTACGTGCCCGGCAACGACCGGGTCGGCATCCCGCCGCTGACGATGGTCGACGGCCCCCTCGGCGTGCGAGCGATGGGCGAAGCGGCGACCGCGTTCCCCTCGTCGATCGCACTCGCGTCCTCGTGGAACCCAGACCTGGCCCGGCGGTTCGGCACCGCACTCGGTCGGGAAGCGGCCGCCCACGATCAGGACGTCGTGCTCGGTCCGGGAGTCAACATCGTTCGGACGCCGCAGGGCGGCCGGAACTTCGAATACTACAGCGAAGATCCGCGACTCACTGCCCGGATGGGCGTCGGGACCATCGAGGGAATCGAGTCCGCGGGCGTCGCGGCGATGGTCAAACACTACGTCGCGAACAACCAGGAGACGAACCGCTACGAGGTGAGCGCCGAACTGAGCGAGCGGGCGCTGCACGAGATCTACCTGCCGGCGTTCCGGGCGGCGGTCGAAGAGGCCGACGTCTCGTCGCTGATGACCGCGTACAATCGCGTCAACGGCGTTCACATGAGCGATCACGAGCGACTCCTCTCGGACGTGCTGAAAGACGAGTGGGAGTTCGACGGCGCGGTCGTCTCCGACTGGTGGGGCACCCGGAGCACCGTCGACGCGGCGCTGGCCGGCCTCGACATCGAGATGCCGGGCGTCGAACTCGAGGCGTATCTGCCGGGCGAGACCGCGGACGAGATAGACGCGCCCGACGACGAGGGCGGAGAACTGCCGCCCCTCCCGGACGTGCCGGCCTACTTCGGCGAGCCGCTCCGAGAGGCAGTCGAGGCCGGCGAGGTCGACGAGGCGGTTCTCGACGAGAAGATCGAGCGCCTCCTGAAGCTGATGGAGTCGGTCGGACGCTTCGACGACGACGCGCGCGAAGGCGAACTCGACACGCCGGAACATCGCCGTCTGGCCCGCGACATCGCGGTCGAGGGGACCGTTATGTTGACCAACGACGGCGCGTTGCCCCTCGAGGAGTCCGACTCGATCGCGCTGATCGGTCCCAACGCCGACGCCGCCAAGCTGGGCGGCGGCGGCTCCTCGGAGGTGACGCCGATCACCGAGACCAGTCCGCGCGAGGGGCTGGCCGAGCGAGCGGCCGACCTCGCGTTCGAACGCGGCGTGCCCCCGATCGTCGAATCGTCGTTCTTCGACGACGGGGACGGGCAGAGCGACGACGGCGCGGACGCGAGCGCGAGCATCGACGACGCGGTGGCGGCCGCCGACGACGCCGATTGCGCGGTGATCGTCGCCCAGGACGACGCCACGGAGTTCAAAGACCGCGAGCACATCGAACTCCCCGGCGACCAGAACGAACTCGTCTCGGCCGTCGCCGACGTCGCCGACCGGACCGTCGTCGTCCTCCGAACCAGCGGTCCCGTGGAGATGCCGTGGCTCGAGTCGGTCGACGCCGTCCTCGAGACCTGGTATCCGGGTCAGGCCGACGGCGAGGCGCTGGCGGCCGTCCTGTACGGCGACGCCGATCCGGGCGGTCGGCTCCCGGTCACGTTCGGTCGCTCGCCCGCGGACTACCCGACGGCCGAGGCGGAAGCGTTCCCCGGCGTGGACGGAGTGGCCAGGTACGACGAGGGCGTCTTCGTCGGCTACCGCTACTTCGACGAGCACGACGTCGACCCGCTGTTCCCGTTCGGACACGGCCTGTCGTACGCGTCCGTCGAGTACGACGACGCGACTCTCAGCGAGACCGCCGACGGATTCGAGGTCGCCGTCGACCTCCGCAATACGAGCGAGCGAGCCGGCACGGAGGTCGTTCAGGTGTACGCCGACAGATCGGCCGCACCGGTTCCGACGCCCGAGCGCGAGCTCGTCGGCTTCGAGACGGTCTCGCTCGAGGCCGACGAGGAGACGACGGTCCGCGTCTCGGTCGAGCGCGACGACTTCGCGTACTACGACGAGAGCGACGGCTGGACGGTCGCGGAGGGAACGAACACCGTTCTCGTCGGCCGTTCCTCGCGGGACGTGCGGGCGACGTTCGACGTGGACGTGTAG
- a CDS encoding glycoside hydrolase family 3 N-terminal domain-containing protein, translating to MVDEGTPTYEDSDASIDERVTALLERMTLAEKTGQLTGVFSSDARADPYGSHTLKDLESLVRERGIGWVTPFATGFSRHNSPAVVPRIANRLQRIAREETRLGIPLLVPVDAVHGHANVAGATVFPHNLGMAATWSPDLVRRAARVTATEMRATGATVNYSPNADVAREPRWGRTYETYGEAAHLVGDLASAEIEGLQGGDGAGLADPTAVAATAKHFPAYSTPRRGEDAAPNDVSMSTLRRVFVPPFERAIDAGATAVMPSYSSVDGEPIHGSRRFLTGLLREDLGFDGLVLSDWHGVAFLHGQHGTAPSLRDAVDQATRAGLDVASIGGREYADLLVDLVEDGAIDEARLDESVRRVLELKFRLGLFDDPYVNPSEGRTVVGRDAHRDLSLACARESIVLLQNDGETLPFGDGVDELLVTGPNADSLDALCGGWTVAGLSADHGTTVRDGLETVTDAATTVEFERGASIGATTDSDLDAAADAASTADAAVVALGENWYVHEFGPESVTGPTDEFPTRSRLELPRAQTRLLERVAETGTPTALVVVAGRPVAIPEESRLADAVVMGFYPGYEGGRAIADVLVGETNPAGRLPISMPKSVGHLPTVHDHAPSPRPLGEDAHPPAYDPLFAFGHGLSYTEFEYESISCATDRLDPADDLEVSVTVANRGDRAGTEVVQVYLRDVVSSRVTPVRELVGFERLSIEPGERRDATVTLTPSDLGVVHSDGTTAVEPGRFEVTSGGRSLEFTVTD from the coding sequence ATGGTCGACGAGGGGACTCCGACGTACGAAGACAGCGACGCGTCCATCGACGAGCGAGTCACTGCGCTGCTCGAGCGGATGACGCTCGCGGAGAAGACGGGACAGTTGACCGGCGTCTTCTCTTCCGACGCGCGTGCCGACCCCTACGGGAGTCACACGCTCAAGGACCTCGAGTCGCTCGTGCGCGAGCGGGGAATCGGGTGGGTCACGCCGTTCGCGACCGGCTTCTCGAGGCACAACAGTCCGGCCGTCGTGCCGCGGATCGCGAACCGGTTGCAGCGGATCGCCCGCGAGGAGACCAGGCTCGGAATTCCGCTGCTCGTTCCGGTCGACGCGGTCCACGGGCACGCGAACGTGGCGGGGGCGACCGTCTTCCCGCACAACCTCGGCATGGCGGCGACGTGGAGCCCGGACCTGGTCCGGCGGGCCGCCCGCGTGACGGCGACCGAGATGCGCGCGACCGGCGCGACGGTCAACTACTCGCCCAACGCGGACGTCGCCAGGGAGCCGCGGTGGGGGCGCACCTACGAGACCTACGGCGAGGCTGCCCACCTCGTCGGCGACCTGGCGAGCGCGGAGATCGAGGGACTGCAGGGCGGCGACGGCGCCGGGCTCGCGGACCCGACGGCGGTCGCGGCGACCGCCAAGCACTTCCCGGCCTACAGCACTCCTCGGCGGGGCGAGGACGCGGCCCCGAACGACGTCTCGATGAGCACGCTCCGCCGCGTGTTCGTCCCGCCGTTCGAGCGCGCGATCGACGCCGGTGCGACCGCAGTGATGCCGTCGTACAGCTCCGTCGACGGCGAGCCGATCCACGGGTCGCGGCGCTTCCTGACGGGGCTGCTGCGCGAGGACCTCGGCTTCGACGGACTCGTCCTCTCGGACTGGCACGGCGTCGCCTTCCTCCACGGCCAACACGGGACCGCGCCGTCGCTGCGGGACGCGGTCGACCAGGCGACGCGGGCGGGGCTCGACGTGGCATCGATCGGCGGCCGGGAGTACGCGGACCTGCTGGTCGACCTGGTCGAGGACGGCGCGATCGACGAGGCGCGACTCGACGAGAGCGTCCGCCGAGTCCTCGAACTCAAGTTCCGGCTCGGGCTGTTCGACGACCCCTACGTGAACCCGAGCGAGGGCCGAACCGTGGTCGGGCGGGACGCCCACAGAGACCTGTCGCTGGCGTGTGCGCGCGAATCGATCGTCCTCCTGCAGAACGACGGTGAGACGTTGCCGTTCGGCGACGGCGTCGACGAACTGTTGGTGACGGGACCGAACGCCGACTCCCTCGACGCCCTCTGTGGCGGCTGGACCGTCGCCGGCCTCTCGGCCGACCACGGGACGACGGTCCGCGACGGTCTCGAGACGGTCACCGACGCGGCGACGACGGTCGAATTCGAGCGGGGCGCGTCGATCGGAGCGACCACTGATTCGGACCTCGACGCGGCAGCGGACGCCGCGTCGACCGCGGACGCGGCCGTCGTCGCGCTCGGCGAGAACTGGTACGTCCACGAGTTCGGGCCCGAATCCGTGACGGGGCCGACCGACGAGTTCCCGACGCGGAGCCGGCTCGAACTCCCGCGGGCGCAGACGCGACTGCTCGAGCGCGTCGCCGAGACGGGAACGCCGACCGCGCTGGTCGTCGTCGCCGGACGGCCCGTGGCGATTCCCGAGGAGTCACGGCTCGCCGACGCCGTAGTGATGGGGTTCTATCCGGGGTACGAAGGCGGCCGAGCGATCGCCGACGTCCTCGTCGGCGAGACGAACCCCGCCGGGAGACTGCCGATCTCGATGCCGAAATCGGTCGGCCACCTACCGACGGTTCACGACCACGCTCCGTCTCCGCGGCCGCTCGGCGAGGACGCCCACCCGCCCGCGTACGATCCGCTGTTCGCGTTCGGGCACGGACTGAGCTACACCGAGTTCGAGTACGAATCGATCTCCTGTGCGACCGATCGCCTCGACCCCGCGGACGATCTCGAGGTGTCGGTGACCGTCGCGAACCGCGGCGACCGCGCCGGCACGGAGGTCGTCCAGGTCTACCTCCGCGACGTCGTCAGCTCCCGGGTGACGCCGGTTCGAGAACTGGTCGGATTCGAACGACTCTCGATCGAACCCGGCGAGCGGCGGGACGCGACGGTGACGCTCACCCCGTCCGATCTGGGCGTCGTTCACTCGGACGGGACGACCGCCGTCGAACCGGGCCGATTCGAGGTGACGAGCGGGGGACGCTCGCTCGAGTTCACCGTCACGGACTGA
- the dph5 gene encoding diphthine synthase, translating to MLTFIGLGLYDEQSITVEGRDALRNADRAYAEFYTSKLLGATVDDLESAHDVEIEVRDRAGVEQHPDNILEAAESEDVVFLTAGDTMISTTHVDLRLRAHDRGIETRVVHGVTAQTAASSLTGLQNYRFGKATTLPFPYAHGADGLPASVTDTIDANREDGHHTVVYLDIKVGHELTDEDEYMTADVGAELLAAEYPDLVGVVVARAGSPDPLVAAGTMSELAEREFGDPLHLLVVPGECHPLEADALVELAGADRDALEIV from the coding sequence ATGCTCACCTTCATCGGCCTCGGCCTCTACGACGAACAGTCGATCACCGTCGAGGGCCGGGACGCCCTCCGGAACGCCGACCGCGCCTACGCCGAGTTCTACACCAGCAAGCTGCTCGGCGCGACCGTCGACGACCTCGAGTCCGCCCACGACGTCGAAATCGAGGTCCGCGACCGCGCGGGCGTCGAACAGCACCCCGACAACATCCTCGAGGCCGCCGAGAGCGAGGACGTGGTCTTTCTGACCGCGGGCGATACGATGATCTCGACGACCCACGTCGATCTGCGCCTGCGGGCCCACGACCGCGGGATCGAGACGCGGGTAGTCCACGGCGTCACGGCCCAGACGGCCGCCAGTTCCCTGACCGGGCTCCAGAACTACCGCTTCGGGAAGGCGACGACCCTCCCGTTCCCGTACGCCCACGGCGCGGACGGCCTCCCCGCCAGCGTCACGGACACCATCGACGCGAACCGGGAGGACGGCCACCACACGGTCGTTTACCTCGATATCAAGGTCGGACACGAACTGACCGACGAGGACGAGTACATGACCGCCGACGTCGGCGCCGAACTCCTCGCGGCGGAGTACCCGGACCTCGTCGGCGTCGTCGTCGCCCGCGCGGGCAGCCCCGACCCGCTCGTCGCAGCCGGAACCATGTCGGAACTCGCCGAGCGGGAGTTCGGCGATCCGCTGCACCTGCTCGTCGTTCCCGGCGAGTGTCACCCGCTCGAGGCCGACGCCCTGGTCGAACTCGCCGGCGCCGATCGAGACGCGCTCGAGATCGTCTGA
- a CDS encoding Rieske (2Fe-2S) protein — MRELTTAETVREEGSWLFTVRDRYGELDEVILVPCEDSGEHGSTSGRPATDGGVEAWINRCTHEAQRFDTGRGVPMRDGQIICPKHGSMFDSCSGYCDNGEAADTTLPSVEISVRDDGRVVLTDDEFTFVGEGGIDDNEGDDGPASTSHIGF; from the coding sequence ATGCGAGAGCTGACGACCGCGGAGACGGTCCGCGAGGAGGGATCGTGGCTGTTCACGGTGCGGGACCGGTACGGCGAACTGGACGAAGTGATTCTCGTTCCCTGCGAGGACAGCGGCGAGCACGGCTCGACGAGCGGTCGGCCGGCGACCGACGGCGGCGTCGAGGCGTGGATCAACCGCTGTACGCACGAAGCCCAGCGCTTCGATACGGGTCGCGGCGTCCCGATGCGCGACGGCCAGATTATCTGTCCGAAACACGGCTCGATGTTCGATTCCTGTTCGGGCTACTGCGACAACGGCGAGGCCGCCGACACGACGCTCCCGTCGGTCGAGATCTCGGTGCGAGACGACGGCAGGGTCGTGCTCACCGACGACGAGTTCACGTTCGTCGGCGAGGGCGGGATCGACGACAACGAGGGTGACGATGGTCCCGCCTCGACGTCCCACATCGGCTTTTGA
- a CDS encoding class I SAM-dependent methyltransferase family protein, with protein sequence MEVPCVRVPREEGEATRQRLADADLIDDEYELTVDDGSLYLPVTDPDAVPEGFAVVARPLEERETQTTPADLLGFEPSYERLGRAALLDEDDDGRAREIADAIVASDLPLETVLNKQSKVKGETRIRDWALLAGENTEVVHREYGCEFLLDLAEVYFSPRLATERNRVVEQVTAGERAFDMFAGVGPFVIPVAKRGADCVGVDVNDAAIDYLRENARRNGVEDRVTAIRDDVREVAPEYEGWADRIVMNLPHSADEFLEAAVTVAGDDCVLHYYDIQHEDDPFGPGERAIREAAEPAYDVSVETERVVRSYAPHELNVCLDVRLER encoded by the coding sequence ATGGAAGTGCCGTGCGTCCGCGTGCCGCGCGAGGAGGGGGAAGCCACGCGTCAGCGACTCGCGGACGCGGACCTGATCGACGACGAGTACGAACTGACCGTCGACGACGGCAGTCTCTATCTCCCGGTCACCGATCCCGACGCGGTTCCCGAGGGGTTCGCGGTCGTCGCCCGACCGCTCGAGGAACGCGAGACGCAGACGACGCCCGCCGACCTGCTCGGCTTCGAGCCGTCCTACGAACGCCTGGGCCGCGCGGCGCTGCTCGACGAGGACGACGACGGGCGCGCACGCGAGATCGCCGACGCGATCGTCGCGTCGGATCTGCCCCTCGAGACGGTCCTGAACAAGCAGTCGAAGGTGAAAGGGGAGACGCGGATCCGCGACTGGGCCCTGCTGGCCGGCGAGAACACGGAGGTCGTCCACCGCGAGTACGGCTGCGAGTTCCTGCTGGACCTCGCGGAGGTGTACTTCTCGCCGCGACTCGCGACCGAGCGCAACCGAGTCGTCGAACAGGTGACCGCGGGCGAGCGCGCCTTCGACATGTTCGCCGGCGTCGGCCCGTTCGTGATCCCCGTCGCGAAACGCGGCGCGGACTGCGTCGGCGTCGACGTCAACGACGCGGCGATCGACTACCTGCGAGAGAACGCGCGCCGCAACGGCGTCGAAGACAGGGTGACGGCGATCCGTGATGACGTCCGCGAGGTAGCGCCCGAGTACGAGGGCTGGGCCGACCGTATCGTGATGAACCTCCCCCACAGCGCCGACGAGTTCCTCGAGGCCGCCGTCACCGTCGCGGGCGACGACTGCGTGCTCCACTACTACGACATCCAGCACGAGGACGACCCGTTCGGCCCGGGCGAGCGGGCGATCCGCGAGGCCGCCGAACCGGCGTACGACGTTTCAGTGGAGACGGAACGGGTCGTTCGCTCCTACGCGCCCCACGAACTGAACGTCTGTCTGGACGTTCGACTCGAGCGCTGA
- a CDS encoding ABC transporter permease, with translation MDIGLVAGVVTIGFVHGVLPDHGWPIAATYGLNRSPTWLYGTVAGLILGVGHLISSVVLVLAYFWFSRFAAFAEGPWMRYLAGTLLVLLGIHEYRTGGHGTARDHAHDGSHREHAHTHTHEHDRSRDYGRSGAPSQRGILTRIRERLFSGGHRHLSDEDADRGLMALGTTALLLGFAHEEPIQILAICTGTAYCVELMLVYSLVVIIAILIPTLLLIAGYERHRETVERYTPYLPLLTATVLVSMGLAFIIGVL, from the coding sequence ATGGATATCGGCCTCGTTGCGGGTGTCGTTACGATCGGATTCGTCCACGGCGTGCTCCCGGACCACGGGTGGCCGATCGCTGCGACCTACGGGTTGAATCGCTCGCCGACGTGGCTCTACGGGACGGTAGCGGGCCTCATTCTCGGGGTCGGACATCTGATTAGTAGCGTCGTACTGGTACTGGCGTACTTTTGGTTCAGTCGCTTCGCTGCGTTCGCCGAAGGCCCGTGGATGCGATATCTCGCAGGAACGCTACTCGTTCTACTGGGAATTCACGAGTATCGGACCGGCGGGCACGGAACGGCACGCGATCACGCTCACGACGGGTCTCACCGCGAGCACGCCCATACGCACACGCACGAACACGATCGTTCACGCGACTACGGCCGTTCGGGAGCCCCCTCCCAGCGCGGGATACTGACTCGGATACGGGAGCGACTGTTCAGCGGCGGACATCGCCATTTGAGCGACGAAGACGCTGACCGGGGATTGATGGCCCTCGGGACGACCGCCCTCCTTCTGGGCTTTGCCCACGAGGAGCCGATTCAAATTCTGGCGATCTGTACGGGGACGGCCTACTGCGTGGAATTGATGCTGGTTTACTCGCTGGTAGTTATCATCGCAATCCTCATTCCGACGCTCCTCTTGATCGCGGGCTATGAACGCCACCGCGAAACGGTCGAGCGATACACGCCGTACCTACCGTTGCTGACAGCGACGGTGCTGGTGAGCATGGGGCTGGCGTTCATCATTGGGGTCCTCTGA